ATTTACAGGCTTGGATTTTAATTCATTCCAAAGTTTGGAAGAAGCAAAAACAGCAAGTAAAAATGCTGCTATTCCTGGTATAGATGAAGCCCAATCAATTGGTAAGTTACTAAATTTAGCCTTTGAAGAGAAAGTAGAAGCTAATTTAATTCAACCTACCTTTGTAATTGATTACCCTGTAGAAATTTCGCCCCTAGCAAAACCGCACCGTTCTCAACCTGGTTTGGTAGAACGATTTGAGTTATTTATAGTCGGGCGAGAAACTGGGAATAGCTTTTCAGAACTTACCGATCCTATTGATCAAAGAGAACGCTTAGAAGCACAAGCGGCGCGGAAAGCTGCTGGTGATTTAGAAGCCCAAGGTGTAGATGAAGACTTTCTGACAGCTTTGGAATATGGTATGCCGCCTACAGGTGGTTTAGGGATTGGGATCGATCGCTTGGTGATGTTATTAACCGATTGTGCCAGTATTCGGGATGCGATCGCCTTCCCCTTACTCAAGCCAGAAAAATCAGAATCATCCCCAGAAGAATCCTAATCTTACACCCCATTCCTTAATCCCCTCCTCGCTTGCAGGGAGGGGAGACAAAGCGTAGCTTTGGCGGGGTGGGGTTCTTCTGTTTGAAGCCCCTACACCACTACCTTTTCTAAGATCAGCTTAGAACGTTTCACTTGCTCAGGAATCGTTACGGGATAATCTCCGGTAAAGCAGGCAGAACAGAAACTATTGGTGTCTTCTCGTGTCGCTTCTAGCATTCCTTCCCAACTCAGATAGGCAAGGCTGTCTACTTCCAGTTGCTTGGCAATTTCTGCTACTGACTTTGTAGCAGCAATTAGCTGATCCTGAGAATCAGTATCGATGCCATAAAAGCAGGGATGAGTTACAGGCGGAGACGAAATTCGCATGTGTACCTCTACTGCACCTGCTTCACGTAAGGTTTTGACTAATTTACGGCTGGTAGTACCCCGTACAATCGAGTCGTCTACAATAATTACTCGTTTACCTACTAGCACATCTTTGAGGGGGTTGAGTTTCATCCGCAGACCCGATTCCCGCATGGTTTGGGTTGGTTGAATGAAGGTTCGCCCAACATAGCGGTTTTTAATCAGTCCTTCGCCGTAAGCAACACCAGACGCTTGGGAAAATCCAATAGCAGCAGGTATACCAGAATCAGGAACACCAAAGACAATATCGGCATCTACAAAAGATTCTTTAGCTAGCTGGTGTCCTAATCGCATTCGATAGCTGTACAAACTCTCGTTGTGCATGACGCTATCAGGGCGGGCAAAGTAAATCATTTCAAAGATACACAATTTCCGCTCAGATTTTTGACTCCAATGATAAGAAGCCAAACCTTCTTCAGTAATCCAAACTAATTCACCTGGTTCTACGTCTCGCAGGTATTCGGCTCCAATGATGTCTAAACCACAAGTCTCGGAAGCCAAAACGTAACGAACTGGATTACCAGCCAAAGTGCCGATTACTAAGGGGCGGATTCCATTAGGATCGCGGACACCCATAACACCGACGGGAGTCCCAATAACTAAACTAAAGGCTCCTTGGCAACGTTGAAATGCCTTAATTCCACCTTCTAGCCAATCAGCGCCCGTATCTATGGCTTCTGCGATCGCAAAAGCGATCATTTCTGAGTCTGTTGTTGTAACTAAGTTACATTTATTCTCAAGCAACTCTTGACGTAGTTGTACGGTATTGACTAAATTACCATTGTGTGCAAGTGCTAATGAACCTAAACGGGTTTCTAGTACTGCGGGTTGGGCATTAACTTTGCGGCTAGAACCTGTGGTGGAATAACGAGTGTGACCAACAGCAAGACTACCGGGCAATTGATCCAAGACAGATTCATTGAAAACTTGAGACACCAAGCCCATATCCTTGTGGAGATGTACTTGTGTACCCTCAAAGGTGGCAATACCAGCTGATTCTTGACCCCGATGCTGGAGGGCATACAATCCAAAGTAGGTCAGTTTAGCAACGTTTTCTCCTGGGGCGTAGATGCCAAAAACACCACAAGCTTCTTCTGGCTTGTCAGGCTGATTTTCATGACTATTGATTGGGTTGTTGGTCTGGTCGGGGTATTCATCCGAAGTGACAGAATGAATAGAAATCATGCTAGCTTTGCTCCTGGTGGGGGGGGTCAATCAGTTTTGGATTTGAGACTTCGGCTACGCTCAGTCGAACGATTGACGATTTTGATTTTGGATTGATCGCACCGTAGTAAGGATGCGGCTTGGGATTTGAGAATGGCTATTTTAGATTTTTTGCCCAGTAAGAGCAAGAGATGAACTAGAAGCAACACCGCTAGTCCAAAATCTAAAATTCAAAATCTCAAATCGGTAGTCAAGTTACTGGGATTATATAAATGGTTGAGGATTTCTTAACAAATCTTTAACCATCCATTAAAACAGTACCGTAATTTTGCTCAGAGACGCTAATAAAAGAGTGAGTAATTAGGAGTTATGCTTTTTATTCCTAACTCCTCACTTTCAACTCCTAACTTCTTCAGGGATAGTGGTATGGATGGCGAGACGTTTGGCGATCGCATAGGAATAGCGATTGTTCATATCTTCGATACTAACTTTGATTAAGGTTTGGTTATCAGTGGTGAAAACCCCCAAACCCGTCTCAAAATTAGCAACTACACCCAGTTTTTGCCACTCTTGACCCAGATGTTCCTGTAAATATGATTCCCAAATTCCTTGTTGTGCTGATGCTACAGAAACTAAAATTCTGGCACCACCTTCGGCAAACAACATCTCGTCTAAGCGAGGCAGTGCAATCTTGGGGTCTCCCCAAGTGGAGCAACTGCCGTGGTTTAACTGTGTTGGTGCTATTTCTAAATTGATTTCGGCTCCAAGATTGCCAGCAAGACAACATTCGGCTAGTGCGATCGCCACTCCTCCCTCAGCAGAATCGTGGGCTGAACGTACCCAACCATTACGAATTCCTTCACGACAAACTTTTTGTACGCGGCGTTCCAAGTCAAAATCTACCCGTGGTGGTTTTCCGGCAACAGTATTGTGGATAGTGGCTAAATATTCAGATGCTCCCAAACTGATTTTCGATGCCAAAGGCAATCCGAGAAGATAAATCACATCGCCTACTACTTGCCAACCTTGACCACAAATTTTGGTTATATCAGGAATCAAGCCCACCATACCCACCACAGGAGTGGGATAAATGGGTTGTGGGATGCCTTGAGAATCAAGAGTTTCATTGTACAAAGAGACATTTCCGCCCGTGACTGGTGTTGCCAATTCTCGGCAACCTTCCGCCAAACCGCGACAAGCTTCTGCCAATTGCCAGTAACCAGTGGGTTTTTCTGGAGAGCCAAAATTTAGGTTATCCGTCACTGCCAGAGGTTCTGCACCCACACAGCTAAGATTGCGTGCAGCTTCTGCCACCACTGCCTTAGCCCCTTCGTAAGGGTCAAGATATACATAACGAGGATTGCAATCTACCGTCGCCGCAACACCGGATTGGGCATTGAGGGTTTCCTTGTCTCCTTGTCCTCCTTGTCCCCTTGTCCTCTTGTCCTCTTCCAAAGGACGCAACCGGATAACAGCCGCATCTGCACCACCTGGCAGTATTACTGTATTATTTTGTACTTGATGGTCATACTGACGATATACCCAATTTTTAGAAGCGATCGTGGGTGTATCGAGCAAAGTTAAAAGAATATCATTCCAATTTTGCAGTCCTCCTGGAAGTTCTATTCCAGCAGTTGTGGAAGGAGGTAGGGAATCAGCAGTCCATTCCCAAGCTTGACGCGCATATTCTGGTGCTTCTGCCAACAACTCTCGGTTATATAGTGGGGTATTCTCCGCCAAGGCCTCAGCAGGAATTTCTGCTGCTACTTCACCCTGAAAGAGAATCCGCACAATCGGTTCAGCGATGACTGTCCCTGCGACAACGGCTTGAAGTCCCCAACGATGGAAAATGTCAATTAATTCTTGCTCACGCCCTTTATGAGCAACAAACAGCATTCGTTCTTGAGATTCCGAAAGCAGATATTCATAAGGAACCATCCCCATTTCTCTGACGGGAATTTTATCTAAATCTAGTTCAATTCCCACACCGCCTTTTGCAGCCATCTCTGAAGTAGAACAGGTGATTCCCGCAGCTCCCATATCTTGGGCGGCGACAACTGCACCCGTTTTAAACGCCTCCAGACAAGCTTCAATTAACGACTTTTCCAAAAATGGATCGCCCACTTGCACAGCAGGGCGATCGTCTATGGATTGATCGCTCAATTCTGCACTAGCAAAACTCGCGCCTCCCATACCGTCGCGCCCAGTGGTGGAACCAACATAAAGCACGGGGTTGCCTAAGCCAGATGCTCCAGATTTGACGATTTCTGAGGTTTCCATCAACCCCAATGCCATAACGTTCACTAGAGGATTACCAGAGTAAGCAAAGTCAAAGTAAACTTCGCCGCCAACGGTGGGTACTCCCACACAGTTACCATAATGAGAGATTCCTGCCACCACACCAGTGAATAGTCGTTGGGTTTTGGGATCTTCTAAGGAACCAAAACGTAACGAGTTTAATAGGGCAATGGGACGCGCACCCATTGTAAAAATATCTCTGAGAATACCTCCGACTCCCGTTGCCGCTCCTTGAAACGGTTCGACTGCTGAGGGATGGTTGTGAGATTCAATCTTAAAAGCTAGTTGGAGTCCGTCACCCAAATCTACAACA
This portion of the Nostoc sp. GT001 genome encodes:
- the purF gene encoding amidophosphoribosyltransferase, which gives rise to MISIHSVTSDEYPDQTNNPINSHENQPDKPEEACGVFGIYAPGENVAKLTYFGLYALQHRGQESAGIATFEGTQVHLHKDMGLVSQVFNESVLDQLPGSLAVGHTRYSTTGSSRKVNAQPAVLETRLGSLALAHNGNLVNTVQLRQELLENKCNLVTTTDSEMIAFAIAEAIDTGADWLEGGIKAFQRCQGAFSLVIGTPVGVMGVRDPNGIRPLVIGTLAGNPVRYVLASETCGLDIIGAEYLRDVEPGELVWITEEGLASYHWSQKSERKLCIFEMIYFARPDSVMHNESLYSYRMRLGHQLAKESFVDADIVFGVPDSGIPAAIGFSQASGVAYGEGLIKNRYVGRTFIQPTQTMRESGLRMKLNPLKDVLVGKRVIIVDDSIVRGTTSRKLVKTLREAGAVEVHMRISSPPVTHPCFYGIDTDSQDQLIAATKSVAEIAKQLEVDSLAYLSWEGMLEATREDTNSFCSACFTGDYPVTIPEQVKRSKLILEKVVV
- the purL gene encoding phosphoribosylformylglycinamidine synthase subunit PurL → MTATSKPAFSPQEIAAVGLKPEEYAEIVRRLGRHPNKAELGMFGVMWSEHCCYKNSRPLLKQFPTDGPRILVGPGENAGVVDLGDGLQLAFKIESHNHPSAVEPFQGAATGVGGILRDIFTMGARPIALLNSLRFGSLEDPKTQRLFTGVVAGISHYGNCVGVPTVGGEVYFDFAYSGNPLVNVMALGLMETSEIVKSGASGLGNPVLYVGSTTGRDGMGGASFASAELSDQSIDDRPAVQVGDPFLEKSLIEACLEAFKTGAVVAAQDMGAAGITCSTSEMAAKGGVGIELDLDKIPVREMGMVPYEYLLSESQERMLFVAHKGREQELIDIFHRWGLQAVVAGTVIAEPIVRILFQGEVAAEIPAEALAENTPLYNRELLAEAPEYARQAWEWTADSLPPSTTAGIELPGGLQNWNDILLTLLDTPTIASKNWVYRQYDHQVQNNTVILPGGADAAVIRLRPLEEDKRTRGQGGQGDKETLNAQSGVAATVDCNPRYVYLDPYEGAKAVVAEAARNLSCVGAEPLAVTDNLNFGSPEKPTGYWQLAEACRGLAEGCRELATPVTGGNVSLYNETLDSQGIPQPIYPTPVVGMVGLIPDITKICGQGWQVVGDVIYLLGLPLASKISLGASEYLATIHNTVAGKPPRVDFDLERRVQKVCREGIRNGWVRSAHDSAEGGVAIALAECCLAGNLGAEINLEIAPTQLNHGSCSTWGDPKIALPRLDEMLFAEGGARILVSVASAQQGIWESYLQEHLGQEWQKLGVVANFETGLGVFTTDNQTLIKVSIEDMNNRYSYAIAKRLAIHTTIPEEVRS